A genomic segment from Nicotiana tabacum cultivar K326 chromosome 9, ASM71507v2, whole genome shotgun sequence encodes:
- the LOC107813814 gene encoding uncharacterized protein LOC107813814, with the protein MNKLGYKICEDLLKYDKEYWCRAYFREDSKCDVIDNNMCEIFRSWIVGPRHKFVIAMLEGIRHKIMNRTIEMRKFVETWVTDIAPMARMILEENKGLSRRCKVMWNAEHGFEVDEGVYRFIVDFRTMTCTYRSWMLRDIPCQHAVCAFYDREMDPDDYVSHWYRKKTFLKAYQHFIQPIFNMKMWPDSTNPYIEPPEPKPMPGRPKRCRRKAKDEPRKKHGKLSKKGVKIFCSNCQQTGHNKSGCKNMHFPRSATQQSQNMPPPPPRSSQEIPS; encoded by the exons ATGAATAAGCTTGGTTATAAGATATGTGAAGACTTGTTGAAGTATGATAAAGAGTATTGGTGTAGGGCATACTTTAGAGAAGATTCAAAGTGTGATGTCATTGACAATAACATGTGTGAAATATTCAGATCTTGGATAGTAGGTCCTAGGCACAAGTTTGTTATAGCTATGTTGGAAGGAATTAGACACAAAATCATGAATAGGACCATTGAAATGAGGAAGTTTGTTGAGACTTGGGTTACTGACATTGCACCAATGGCTAGGATGATATTGGAAGAGAACAAAGGCCTCTCTAGGAGGTGTAAGGTTATGTGGAATGCAGAACATGGGTTTGAAGTTGATGAAGGTGTGTACAGATTCATTGTTGATTTTAGGACCATGACATGTACTTATAGATCATGGATGTTGAGGGACATTCCATGTCAACATGCAGTATGTGCATTTTATGATAGAGAAATGGACCCAGATGATTATGTTTCCCACTGGTATAGGAAGAAAACTTTCCTTAAAGCTTACCAGCATTTCATTCAACCAATTTTCAACATGAAGATGTGGCCAGATTCAACAAATCCATATATAGAGCCTCCAGAACCTAAACCTATGCCAGGTAGACCAAAGAGATGTAGGAGAAAAGCCAAGGATGAACCAAGGAAAAAGCATGGTAAACTATCAAAGAAAGGGGTAAAGATATTTTGTTCAAACTGCCAACAAACAGGCCACAATAAATCTGGATGCAAGAATATG CATTTTCCAAGAAGTGCTACTCAACAAAGTCAAAATATGCCACCACCTCCACCAAGATCATCTCAGGAAATACCATCTTAA